The following nucleotide sequence is from Cicer arietinum cultivar CDC Frontier isolate Library 1 chromosome 2, Cicar.CDCFrontier_v2.0, whole genome shotgun sequence.
tccaaacaaatgtttttcagaaactaaaattaaacattgttatatttacaatgaccaaaaacatatttaaacgtTTGATCCACGTTTCTGTTTGTCAATTATCGTTTTTGTAACGTCCACATGACATTaaggatcaaaaataatttttttttgatattatagaGATGAAacccaaacaaaattttttataaaaattaaaactaaaaattgttatatttacatgaaccaaattttaaactattttaaaattattatattgtgATAccaattgtaatttaaaatcatgattattttattttatttcttttgacaGGAGGGACTAGAATCATCTAGAATTAAATGTTATTAGTTTTGATAAAAGTGATTCAAggacttgtttttttttaaatgatgcTATTAATCGGTAgatttatgcatatgtttgtttttttttaaatgatgttattaaTAAGTAGATTTATATGCATATGTtttgaaatcaaaatatataataagaaaGGTTAACAACACACtctctaaaatatatttcttaatatattttcttttattgaataaaattcatttgagatcaacaaaatttatatgagtTTCACATAATTTAGTagatttcatttaaaatttaatcaataaaaatatatgaaaaatatatgtattaagAACGTGTCAGAGAgtgtattaataatatttttcatatatatatatatatatcatttgaaCACTGTAGTGTGTTTGGTAAGAAATGCAAAAAGATAAGATGAAAACTAGACTAGGAACTAGCTAGCTAGAGAGTGGAGATGAAAAGGGGTGAAAGTGTTTTTGATTTTCACTTGTTAGTGCTTGCTAGAGAGAAAGTAGAAAGTAAAATAATTGAACATGGTTTTGTTTGGACTCGTGATATTGCACTTTCATATTCTTATCATTTTAATGTGGCCAAATGCATTTTCTTTCCATCCTTTGTAACCACATAATCATTTTATCtcttttaaatattgtaatttCCATCCCTACCAATCTCACATCCTTAACTattcatataaatattaaaccTTACACACTGAGaccattttttataaaaaaataattaatggtaCATGTCCTGTTTTCATTCAAATGAAGATAAACAAGAGTAAACAAGAAAACtcaattattatgattatttggggatttattttataagaaaccAACAATATAATGGTAGATATGTCAGATTGATGAAGGTGAAGTGTACTAGGACCAATgtgtcacaaaaaaaaaaaaaaaaaaaccaaggcACTCTCAAACGAATAGAGAAATTTCCAGGAAGGTGTCTCCAAATAGGATTGCACAAAGTAAATAAATCCAACCATTTGTTCAAAGGTGCACACACCTTCCTTTTTCAACCCCACCTAAGTgtaatatctttaatttttaattatgatgaaTCAAAGGATTGCAAGTACATTTGAAGTTGGTATAGTGCAATAGCTACACAACATgcaatctcaaacaaagaatCAATGTTCCTTTGTTGTAGCCTTGTAGGACTAAGTGAGGCAAGAGTATTAGCTGGATGTGATGATTGGTCCCTTTTACAGGTTACTTTCATTAAATTTGTCAGAACTTAGAGGAATGGAATGGAGAGAATTATATGATTGAATTGGGTAGGTGGTCTtgattgatttttctttttaaagcctattttaCCTGAAGTTCATGTCTGCCAAATAAATCATTCCATCACACATCCTCATGGGACcttaatataaataatcaatCTCTTttctattattctttttataaaataagtgtcttagtttttttaataaatttatattaattaataaatattaatattattaagttgaatattataatttatatttaaattcaaaacattgtatataaattttagttgGTGTTTTTCACCCTAAGttcctcttcttcttctaacattaaaaaaaacagagaaacttatgaaattttgagaaaaatatattgacataatttttttttatgggaaAAACATGATTGTTTTTTAATAAGATACAATTTAGAGTGAAGTGATGATAATGATTTAGTCTAATCTAAAAGATAGAAGACTTTGTTGCAgaacataatatatttaaaacatagaTTTTAGAgatttgtttattttgaaatattaattagtccacaattcaatattattaatttatttgtattttaaagaaCATTacacattaaaataaaacaaatatgaaaGAAGTACAAGATAGCTTTTTGAActgtatgaaatttttttagcttattgcttttaaaaatttatgagaTGTATAAATTTCAAATCAATATTTGGATTGTGTAAACTAACATTGAAATGTGTAagtgttttaattttgacagtTGATAATAATAGATAGTGATACTTCTAATAGGGGTAGAAATAGACTATCTTAGATTTGTATAGCATGATTGTGACCTACATTGAAAATGTATTATAGATTTATGTTTAAGGTCATTAACtgaagtttatttaaaaatctaatttgttagattttttttatgacaaCTACGTCACTGATGTAGTGAATTTgtagatttttgtaaataaactaATAAGTTAATAAGTCTACGAGACTaagttatattttgaaatttaacatGTTCTTTTATAGAATATAActttatatgatattttatttaaattctatttttaaatatgtcaaaaaattGTTGTAGTTCAATGTGtttaattatatcaaaaaaaatttgacatatttatggtttaacacaaaatataaatttaatctaATAAGAATTGTTATAagcaaaatatttatatttattttgataatttataacgtaactttatttaactaaatagacttataaaaaagttattaattttatctttttaaataaaagtttgATCCAACCGAAATATAATCTAGACTAAATCATAAGTAATTGTAACCCATTGTAACCCATTCTGATTTATTCCCACGTCtacttcaaatttatttttactataattaaatttttttatcaaaacaacTATAAAGTTTTGCTGACCTTCACTAACAATAACTTGGTTGGAATTTCAAGTGTGACGTATCACTATGGTGTTAGTGTCGTTGCATGCAGACCCTTTTAACAAGAAAATTATtggtaattttattatataaaaagttttgttagcaacttataaaaaagaaattaaaaggaaaaaacaaagaaGATCTATCTGGATTGAGTATTGAAGTGGGGAAGTTGGATGTGAGAAAATGACAAATTCTAATTCGAAAAATCAAACTAAAGTTTTGTAATTGTCATGGTCATGGGGTAAGGGCACTTTCAAAGGACGAGGCCCTTTGAAACCCAATCCTGCCCTACATATTGAAAATCTTATCatatcaaatataattatatattgatacaACCGTAATAAATATACCGACATAAACTAACCGATTGAAGTTTTGCTTATTatctatattatattatgtttcATGAGGTTAATGTCAAATTTGGTTATCCTCTTCCATAAGCAAAGAAATATTGACTGTATTTAGAcatatatattatgtaaattttttccTCCCATGTCAATTTAGCAATGAGGCGTGAAGTTTGAATTtggataattattaaaaaagaaaaaaaaattgagtcttcctcaagttttgtttctttaattaaaatgcaataaattttaaacttaCTTAATATGAATTTTGAAATACACATTTTTTGGGACAgaaaatacacatttttttagcaaagaaataaacatatatttataaggtttgatatttatatatcataaaatgttgtcaaacaataatatatatatcatcatCAAATGCTAGTGCAACAGTAATTATCTAGCCTTATAATCACAAAGGATTGTGTTAAAGACCAAGGGTAggattttttaactattatttttcaaatttcacaatttAAATTCTAGTATAACCTgcataaattattcaaataataattttgagttAAATGGTGGAGTTAGATAGAAACAcacattcaaatattaaaagatacTGTGAAACAAGTTAGGGCTTTAATATAGATCGATTTAGGTTAAGTTTATCCTAACTCGAGATCTATACCATAAGAACAAATTATCTGGTTATGTTTGATAGATAAACTAATTATTTAACTATGATGGTTGAGTGTCGATTACccactttcatattttttttttttatagaaaatagaGAGTTTCTTCTCACCCTTGAATTTGTCAATTCAGATATGTATATTAACACAAATATCTCTAGAttgatcaatttaaaaatatttttttgaagctTTTGTGagagaataatataaaacaatggGTAAAACATGgccaattttattattttttcgaAAAGAATGTGGCCCAACCAATTATTCCCCAAAATTTGGCCCAATGAGGCTAAGAGGATAGGAGGGGTTATTGGGCGTTTGAGTTGGGCTGACTTGGACAAGTTACACTACATGGCCAATGGGTTttgattgttttaatttttgagaaTTTCTGCTCTAGCTTTTTTATCTTCTGAAAtgtttccaattttttttttgttgtcaatTTGTCTCTATTTGAATTAATCAATTCAAGTGAATATGTCCCAATagatcaatttaatttttttttaagtattcaTGAAATTTGTACATTCAGGTTGGTTAATCTAAGTAGTGTTCAAATTTATGTGTATAGTATACTTATattcgattttttttaatttttaaagtttaaatatatttttgatctctctattttcattagatttaaattttagtcttttatttcttaaattcgGATGTTTAATCTTCTTATTTTCCAATTTATTAGATTTTGTTAGTCCACTTCCATATTTGATATGTAGCATTTGTGAGTTGGTTAAAGTTTTCCACgttattacttttttaattaaattaatttaattagattATATTAATCTACTGGATTTGAACACGAGTGAGAGAAAGGAGatgataaaacataaaaattttaGTCAAAAACTCATAGGAATAACAACCTTAACATACATAAATATAGTTAAGAGAACAAaactgaacaaaaaaaaaaaataaacactaaagtaaaactaaaaaattagttAAGAGACTAAAAcactaatttaattatttaattattacaaaaaatcattaaattaattaatttaataaattatatattatatctaaattaaaaacaaaaactttgaGACAAAAAAGAAACACACATAAGACAAAAACTTTAACCTTTTATTCACCCTAATTCAACAAACCATAAAAAATGTCTCAACTTTTTATCTCTCAAATGTAACATCTTAAAATCAAAGATtagaaacaattaaaattttaaaataaattaatttatggattattattattactaactTATAagggaaaagttattttgttatttaatagTACTAATAATTAGTaaacaattatataatatatgattgAATAACTATATTAGAAAATactaggctaaattacattaataGTACTAATAATTAGTAAACaactatataatatatgattGAATAGTTATATTCAAAAATACTAGGTTAAATTATATCgacggtcccttaacttaatttcagttaatgtttgtcttttatcttttttcttctcgagttggtcatttattttaattttaagtgacaatttgatattttatattttaaaatgtcagcaatgttgtcatttttttacaaaaattcaaaaaaatcatcaaagttTTCAagcaaaaactataaaatttattatcatcttcaataaaatgcaactttaatcaaattcataacttaaatctttaaataaactcatattttcattctttatttaatgttgttgccttgttggagatgaaaatatgagtttatttgaatatttgagttatgaatttaataaaatttgcattatattgaagatgattattaattttgtgggttttgttagaaaaatttgatgatttttttgaattttttataaaaaaaaaaagataacattgttaacattttaaaatataaaatatataattgtcacttaaaattaaaataaatgaccaaatcaggAAGacgaaaaaaagataaaaaattaattaaaattaagttaaaagaccacaaatttaatttagacaaaatactattatataataaaaatattacagaTTGATTGATTTGCATGTTAGTAGTATCACTGTATCAGTGTAACCATATAAGTTATGTAAccgtttaaaaataaacatccTATTAAATCTCAACAAAACAATCCTATTTATTTAAGTTGATTTGCAAGTTAGTAGTGTCAACATAATTTTGTcggtaatatatatatatctacataatttatttttgttatttttcacaatttcaTATCTAATTATTCCAagaacttttatttatataactcatttttcttcctattttatggttttcaaattgtagaaaatgaaagataaaaaatatcttatttttctttctctattGGTGAAAGTTTGAACCTCTCAAATGTTATTGTGAAATAAAAGTTGTTGTTAGAGTTGCTGCAACTAAAGAAGTtcggaaaaaaaattattttcatttcttaaaggtaatttcttcattttctatTGTCGTATTTCTCCAATTTCCTCTCTCATTTTTCTATTGATATCTCAAAGCATGATCACTAGATAGACAAAGTCAAACTGAAATACGCTTTCACAATCTAGATTCACTCTTGAAGATCAAGTGTTGTCCCAAGAGTTACCTGTCAAAGGAGATGCATCATGAACTAGAAAAATTGAATGATAACTCAATgattgtattgtaattttttatatgactGTATAGACCAAAGTGCTAGTAAGTGAGCAATTTCAAAGACTGATTTTGTGAATATCAACACCACCATTCATGAATGCACCACCACTCATGAATGCACCACCACCTCCACTAATTAGAGTACCCTTACCCCTACTCATGACATGACTAGTTCTTAGATCACTAACCATTGGATGTCATTTCCTAAGTCTAGCTCAACAACAGATGAATCATATGTATTGTATTTcattattaatccaatgatgcGACCTCCAAATCCATGGTAGCAAACATGGATTTTGAAGAATGAAGctgttgaaaaatgaaatattttgaattatatttttcgTCTTGTTGATGTTTTGCTATATTTTAGATGATGTAATTGACACTTATTGCTCATAAATCTTTCTTTTGGAATAATTTAGATGATGTACTTGACATTTATTTAGATGATGTACTTGACACTTATTTAGAAGATGTTATAACATATTTTGGATGATGTAATTGACACTTATTACTTATCAATTGACACCTCTAAAGTTCTTTTTAGTTGTAGAAACTCTAACAACTTTTCAAAGTGACATTTTAGATTCACCGAGTTTAAGCTTTAATCCATATAGGAAGAagaataattgatttttgattCTTTCATTTTCTACGATTTAAACACTATGAAAGATGaagaagaatgaattatataaatgaagGTTCTTGAAAGAAGAATATACCATATAATGGAAGAAGAACAAGAGTTGAACATATAGATGCACATGTTACTATAGTAATGAtgataaagtttaattttttttaaaaaaaattgagtttaaattttattttaaaatcaggCAAAGCGGACattcgtattttcaaaatcAAGCAAATTAGCCCATTTTTTTATGTGGCAATGAGTTGGCTATGTTGGGTCATGAGCGGAGTCCGGAGGATCATCCACATTGGAGTCAAGAAGACTTTCAATACAAGGAGTTGATCCTTTTAGTAACCATCAGCTTTGATACAAGAGTTGAGTCATGATGTGAGTTCAAGGACACGTTGAGTCAATAACAACCACACAGGTGAGTTGGAATTCACATCTAAACTCAAAACTTTAAGACAATAGTTTATGGTTCTCTCACTTATATATTGCTCAACCATCATTTTTCTAAACAACTTAGGATTTTTAATTCACACTTGCTACATAACATGCTAATAGATGGACATGCTAATAGATGGATTTGTCATGTAATCATATAACGTTCACGTCAATTTCATTAACGGAACAAACTAACCGTCTGATTATATTGCCCGACGTCTTTCAAATTTAGAatgatatttattcattttcaaatttcaagAGATAAATGTCCGACTCCTATAATTTCAAGAAGCAATTTAATAATTTACTCGCAATATATTTGAGTGGAGCTTTATGAAAtgttattgttttaaaataaaatatatttcataaaacTTAACAAATGTTAGTATATCCgttaaaaaacttatattttattaaaaaaaattacaaaaatgaaaatttctctataaaggacgcaatttttaaatttatgaaatgtTAATTCtttggaaaaagaaaaaacattataTTGCATAAAaggtaaaatttaagttttatgcaatattatttttttatttataaaaagttatatttcttaaatctaaaatatgacTTTTACATAATACcattaaaattgagtttttaaacaagttcctacaaatttaaatttgaatattacATGATGTGTTTTATATTCATTAATGGTGCTCCATTTCTTCCAAAAGTATGTATCATCCTCCATTTGTACTAACACATATAATGGTGCTCCAATGGATACAACTAGAAGTCTATGTTGAATCGAAAGACATATGAAGTCTTTATTGTTGTCTAAATTGCAAGGAATCCAATCTGTTGAAGGAGATTGATGAATAGGTGTGAGCATCGTGTAAATTAAATGTGCAAACTATATTCTTTTAAAGAGGAAGTCGGtaagattataaaaataaataaataaaaaggttaaaattcatttttaatccCAAAGTTTTATAAAATCGGATGATTTTGatctcttaattttaaaattataattttaactcTTAATTTCAATCTTTTTGCAAATAGTTGAGTCCCTTGATTTTGACTCAATATGtggcttttttattttttattttattttataactatgtggaatatacaatttattatttaaattcttttaaaacttccagcttatttaatatttttaatttaaattttaaaaattgccaactcattttttataacttttttaaaaaattccaactattatttttttaaaaaaaattgtcaagtgTTCTATTTTGTTggcaattttaaaaaacaatttaaagtcttaaatacaattttaatcttttatcttttatttaatatatattttagtcttttatattttttttaatttgttttgatcatttatcttttgattaatttttttatgttttacttaATAATCGTTTCAGTATTTTATCTTTCGTAAAATTATACAAATTTGTCAATttattaaagactaaaataaatattacgtaaaagataaagaacgaaaaaataataaatgaccatagcgaataaaaaaaaataaatgattaaaatgaataataggtaaaagataaaagactaaaataatattttagctaaattaaaaaaaaaaaggaagtgacaacattaaaaaaaaatgagttccaaatttattaaaataaaataagaaagctggaattttttttaaaaataaaacaaatgagtTATATATTCCACATaattaaagttttgaaaaatgttaaaaGGTAAATGAAAGTTTTGAGGAACAGACTCCAAGCTAAAGGTAAATTTAGCAAATTCAAACATGTTCAGTTTATACATTAGACTGAAGACTAAGTATGTAGATTAAGCTAAAGTGGCAAATGCTTTCACATTATTTCTTAGTTGATACATATTTGGAAACATGAAATTTAAACTCTGATTGTATTTGAAATATCTTCTACGTGCTTAtacttttatcatttataatcaACCAATCTTAAGTTTCTTGTAACACTTAGCAAACATGCTTAGTTGTGGAAAAGTGAGAACCCTTTCACTACTGTTTTCACTAATTGAGAAATTTTGGAGTGATCAAATTTTCAACAATTGTACCCTGCATTATGTTGAAGCAAAATTAGAGacagattttattttattccttctctaatttttttgttgctaaTTCAACTTTTCTTTTTCTCCAGAAAAATGTTTAGGCAAATTGGATCTTTTGAATTCACTAGGGTCAGGAGAATCCTTAAGGCTCAGTGAACACTTACAGGCTTTGAGTTGATTCTTTACTCAATAACTAAGTCCTCGCATCGGCAGCGAGATTCGAATACAAGTCCTTATAGAATTTGAGGTGATTCTTTACCAACTAGACCAATCTACGTAGTCCTAATTCAACTTTTCCTAGTAATAACACAAAGAACTACATCTAATATTGACAATCATTTCATGGGATCAAAACAGTTACCCAACCCTCACAATTTTTGGGGAACCCTAAAACCTGATTTCtaattaataattgtgtttttgGTTTAGGATTTAATATTCCTACAGGTCATTCTATTTGAAACACCAATGGAAATCATAATCTATGAAGATACTAGCTACACTTTGTAACAAGACCATGATACACTACAACTAATATCAATGTCAAATATTAACAAACCCTTTTCCATATATGAAGGCAAAAGGACCTTTGTGGTGAAACTACATACAAACCCAAAATAGAGAAGTCATGGTAAGCAAGCTTATCAGCACAATGGCAGCATGGAAATTGAGAAGTTTTGCTATATTACGGCAAAAGTCATCCCAAATTAAACATAGCAGCATTTCTAACcaatacaaaccaaaaatagagAAATCATGGTAAGCGAGCTTATCAGCGCAATGGtttattttcctataaattTAAGAGACAAAAAAATGCCAGCATATAAATATGACAGTGGTCTTGGTATAACATACTAACATGTCATGTTGTGAATTTGGAAGCAGAAAAATGCTACAgcagaaagaagaaagaaagaaaaaaaaacagaatcAACTAACTTGCTAAGAGACATAACTAACTCTCAGCAATTCCTCAATCCTAATGTCAATTTTAAGTTTGCCTTTATGAAGAAGCCAGGAAAAAAGGGGACTCTTCAATTGTATGCTATtcctaataatatttttcaattgcCACACACCAATTATACTAGAAGTTTAAGCTTAGCATATGAATTGGTATAGCTTCACACCTAACATTTCTATCGATTTTTGTTGACTCAACTATCTCTTATAAAAAGTACGGGACAACACAATATTACTGAAATTCCATTATCATTGAATTAAAAATGTTACACACAACAAAACTCATTGGATCATGTTAAAATTACTAGTAACAATAAAATTTACACATATGtatagaaaaagaaatatgaAATACCTGTAGGGATTTGAAAAGAATCAAAATCCTTTAGGATCATTTTGATTGAAAACCTGAGAAGAGATCTTAGCCATATCAAGAGAATACTTAGCAATTTCTCTAAACTTAGGAACACTCCTAAGATCAACTTTAGTACCATCTTTCAAAGTGATAACAATATCACCCCACTCACCAATGAAACGAGGAACAACCTGAACATCTTTTATCACATTATACGAAAAGTCACTTCTGTCCTCGCCCGTTAAGCCCGATATAACGGTAACTCTAAGGTTAGTGAACCTGTAACGAAGGTATAGGGCCCGTGAAACTGCGGCTAATGTTAAGGGCAGCCAAACGAGAGTGAATCCCAGTAAGAGGTTTGTTATTAGGTCACCGTAGTGGGCCCCACCGTCGAAGAAGACGGTTTCTTCTGATTTGGGCTTTTGCGGTGTGGTGGATGAGGTTGTTGCGGTTGTTGGTTTGTTTGTTGGTGAGGATGACACGTGGAGTTTTGTGGTGAGTCGACGGTTAGAGTTGGGCTTTTTGGTTGGGAAGATTGGTTGGAGGAGTGTGTGGTGGTTGATGGTTGCGACGGTGGCGGTTGTTGGTGGTGATAAGAGGGGTGTTGAATTGCAAGCCATGTGTGTTCGTTATTatccgtttcaaaataaatttggattttttttagtGATAGGTGATAATATCTTT
It contains:
- the LOC101508923 gene encoding uncharacterized protein, producing the protein MACNSTPLLSPPTTATVATINHHTLLQPIFPTKKPNSNRRLTTKLHVSSSPTNKPTTATTSSTTPQKPKSEETVFFDGGAHYGDLITNLLLGFTLVWLPLTLAAVSRALYLRYRFTNLRVTVISGLTGEDRSDFSYNVIKDVQVVPRFIGEWGDIVITLKDGTKVDLRSVPKFREIAKYSLDMAKISSQVFNQNDPKGF